The following nucleotide sequence is from Ornithodoros turicata isolate Travis chromosome 2, ASM3712646v1, whole genome shotgun sequence.
GATATCATGTCCTATGCCGGGCCACCAGACACTGTCCCTCGCCCTCGCTTTACATTTTACGATGCCTTGATGCCCCAAGTGGATCTGTTGTAAGATGTACTTCTGATATGATAGGGGTACGACAATTCTACCTTTATACATCAGCAAGGAGTTCTCGAAGGCGATGGCGTCCCTATATTCCCAGAAGTCTTTTAGTTCCGGATTTAGGTCACGCCGAGATGGCCATCCTTGAGTGCTGAACCTAACCAGCGTCTGGCAAGTTCTGTCCTTTGTTTGCTCCGTGGCGATGGCCTTCAGACTCGTTGACGTCGGGAGGGTTTTCTCGAGCAGATTGACGTAGCCGTGAAGTTCTTGCTCCAGTGTCGAAGGGCCTGCATATCGGAGTGGATTGCGGGAAAGCGCATCTGCAGCGACCTGCTCCTTGCTAGGGACGTATGCGACAGTGTACGAGTATCTCATCAGGCTCATCCTGATCCGTTGAAGCCGTAGCGTGAGCTCATCCAAGAACTTCGTACTTAGGATCCCGACGAGGGGTTTGTGGTCGGTTTCAAGGCGAAACTCTTTCCCTATGAGGTATTCTTGGAATTTCTCACATGCCCAGGCGAGGGCCAAGCCTTCTTTTTCAATTTGTGCGTAGCGGCGCTCTGTTTATGAGAGGGTTCTCGAAGCGTAGGCGATCGCCACTGGCGACCCGTCGTCTTGTTTTGGAGGAGGACGGCTCCCAGGCCATACGAGGATGCGTCCGCAGAGACCACTGTTTCTCTGTTAACGTCATAAACTCCCAGCACCGGAGCCGAAGACAGGATACTCTTCCATCGTGAAAAGGCTTCTTGCTGTGGTTTTTGCTATACAAACTCTTGTTTACTGCTTAGCATCAAAGTGAGCGGTGCTAGAAGGTCCGCCATGCGTGGAACAAAACGACCCAAGTATGTGGCCAAGCCCAAGAGTCGTCTCAGCTCGGTTTTCGAGGTTGGGGCGGCGATGTTCTTGATGGCTGCCAGAGCTCTTCCGTTTGGACATACGCCATCCTTGCTAATCGTGTTTCCCAGAAAGTCGATCGTGTCCACTCCGAAGATGCACTTTTCGGGACTTAGAGTCATCCCTGTCCGTGTTAGACGGTTCAGTACTTCATGGAGACTTGCGTCGTGGCCTGGCTGCGTTGAACCGAAGACGAGCACATCATCCATGTGACATATTACTTCCGGGAGTCCCTCAAGGATTTCCGACATACGCCTCTGGAAATGTTCGGGCGCTGATGAAATTCCAAACAGGAGTCTATTGAAGCAGAACCGGCCAAAGGGGTTATGAAGGTCGTGAGTAGGCGACTGTTGTGGCTTAGCGGAACTTGCCAGAATCCGGCATTGGCATCAAGCCTTGAAAACACCGTTGCCCCCGACAATCGTCCCAGGAATGGGGAAGGAATGGGGTGCCATTCTCTTAAAACAAAGCGGTTCAGTTCCGTGAGGTCGACGCAAACACGCTCTTTGTCGTTTTTCTTAGGTAGTATGACCATTGGCGCGCACCATTCGGTCGGCTCTTGGACTCTTGATATTACCCCTAGACGTTCCATGTCTTTCAACTCCTGGCGTGTTGAGTCATATAAAGGCAGCGGAACCCTTCTTGGCGACGTTACCGCAAAAGGTATGGCTTCCGGTTTCAGACGGATATGATAATCGCCATGCAGTATTCCAAGTCCGGAATAGATGTGGGTAGTCTCCTTTCGGATCCCTTGGGTTCGCTTCGACGCTGCCCAGCTGCCCAAGTAAACGTAGCTTTTCAATTGCCGGCTTGCCTAGCAGGTTTTTCTTCCGATTCCGGATGACGAAGACGTTCTGCTCGGACGCCCTATCCTGACAGACAATGTTCAGTGTTGTCACCCCGACTACTTCCAGTTGCTTTCCATCGGGCCCACATAGAGTGCGATGAGGCGGGCGCAAAGTTAGTTCTGAAAAGTGTCTCTTGAGACATGTTTCTGATATGACGGATTCATCTGCTCCCGTATCTATCCGAAATGGTACGGGAACCCCGTTAACAGAAATGTTACGGTCCCATTTCGATGATGGTGTAGATGATGATGCGATTCCGAGGAACCCCTGCACTGCGACTGATGGTCTTCCTGAACGACAAACAGCAGCAAAGTGACCTCGTTTGTGACACTTATTACACGTCGAGTTCTTTGCTGGGCTGTAGGTTCTAGGGTGAGAAGTGCGTCCACACCATGCGCACGTTCGTTGCTTGCTGGAGTTCAACTTACGGCCATTGGCTGAAGAAGGCTGTTGAATGTGTGCTTCCGGCGCCCTTGAAGTCTTGGCAAGAGTCTTGTCGCGCTTGATAGCGATACGAGAAAGCTCAGCATCATCGGCGACTGGGTGCATTTCTGCTTGTTGAAGCTTTACGCTCTCGTATTGGCTTGCCGTTGTCAAAGCTTTTTCCCATGCGTCGAATCTAACTGCAGCTTCTCCGAAAGTCGTTTATCTCGAAGTTCAACCACAAAACGGTCACGTACCAGCTCTTCGTTCAGGCCACCGTACTCACATGTCTCCGCCAGTCATCCGCAAAATCCTCAAATCCTCAAAATCATCAACTGATTCTGCTTCTGGTTGCACTTTGCTGTTGAACACGGCACGTTCATATATGACATGCCTCCGAGGGAGAAAATACTTTTCTAGCACATGATCGAAGTTCGAAGCTTGTTCCGACGTGAGCTCAAATGTCTGAAAGACGTCTTCAGCTTGTCGCCCCATGATGTAGACTAATGCGTCCACCTGCTGTAGTTCCGATTGCCGA
It contains:
- the LOC135384254 gene encoding uncharacterized protein LOC135384254; translation: MHPVADDAELSRIAIKRDKTLAKTSRAPEAHIQQPSSANGRMTLSPEKCIFGVDTIDFLGNTISKDGVCPNGRALAAIKNIAAPTSKTELRRLLGLATYLGRFVPRMADLLAPLTLMLSKRRYAQIEKEGLALAWACEKFQEYLIGKEFRLETDHKPLVGILSTKFLDELTLRLQRIRMSLMRYSYTVAYVPSKEQVAADALSRNPLRYAGPSTLEQELHGYVNLLEKTLPTSTSLKAIATEQTKDRTCQTLVRFSTQGWPSRRDLNPELKDFWEYRDAIAFENSLLMYKGRIVVPLSYQKYILQQIHLGHQGIVKCKARARDSVWWPGIGHDIGTLLPCQQLPCV